The following are from one region of the bacterium BMS3Abin08 genome:
- the fdoH gene encoding formate dehydrogenase-O iron-sulfur subunit: MALENIQEMRHLSGVDVTTRKKGLLITPELCIGCRGCQTACKEWNKLPAEKTRNRGTYENPPDLTPNLYNKIRFIETATADGFKWLFVSQRCMHCTDAGCMNVCPAPGAIFRTPEGAVAFDKKKCIGCKFCVAGCPFNIPRYDVNDRISKCHLCSDRISNGLAPACAKTCPTGAISYADREDLLKAAKASGYQNVYGEADLGGLAVLYAFKEAPKVYGMPGKPAFAPTIALWKGLLKPLALIGLGGAVAAAAAHYVTVGPKEIDEGGDE, from the coding sequence ATGGCATTAGAAAATATACAGGAGATGAGACACCTCAGCGGCGTGGACGTGACTACCAGGAAGAAGGGCCTGCTTATAACCCCTGAGTTGTGTATCGGCTGCAGGGGCTGTCAGACGGCCTGCAAGGAATGGAATAAACTACCTGCTGAGAAAACCAGGAACAGGGGCACCTATGAAAACCCTCCGGATCTTACTCCAAACCTATACAACAAGATCAGGTTTATTGAGACGGCGACGGCGGATGGTTTTAAATGGCTCTTTGTCAGCCAGCGATGCATGCACTGCACCGATGCCGGCTGCATGAATGTCTGTCCTGCGCCCGGAGCAATATTCAGAACACCCGAAGGGGCCGTTGCATTCGACAAAAAGAAATGTATAGGCTGCAAGTTCTGTGTTGCCGGATGCCCTTTTAATATTCCACGTTATGATGTGAACGACAGGATCTCGAAATGTCACCTCTGTTCCGACAGGATATCAAACGGTCTTGCGCCTGCATGTGCAAAGACCTGTCCCACGGGCGCTATCAGCTATGCAGACCGTGAGGACCTTTTAAAAGCAGCAAAGGCCTCCGGATATCAGAACGTTTACGGTGAAGCAGACCTCGGTGGTCTCGCGGTCCTCTATGCCTTTAAAGAGGCTCCAAAAGTCTATGGCATGCCGGGAAAACCTGCCTTCGCACCAACCATTGCCCTGTGGAAGGGGCTGTTGAAACCTCTTGCACTAATAGGCCTCGGGGGCGCAGTTGCTGCCGCCGCCGCACATTATGTGACAGTGGGGCCTAAGGAAATTGATGAAGGAGGTGATGAATAA
- the fdoI gene encoding formate dehydrogenase, cytochrome b556(fdo) subunit — protein MRHEMIQKTTEWERINHLILAVSFLVLFFTGLGFLYQSLGWLNTIFGGIHTAKVIHRWTGVIFVISLLLTLGSYLGEALSFTKEDGAWISSLGGYFSKTAEPPPQGKLNAGQKIFYLFVVVIIGLAISVSGFILWLFPSSRGVILFGHFLHNLSYVIFAFTVPIHIYLGTAANPGTFRVMTLGTVTRGWAKKHHAKWAKELGIE, from the coding sequence ATGCGGCATGAAATGATCCAGAAGACCACAGAATGGGAGAGAATCAATCACCTCATCCTTGCGGTGAGCTTCCTTGTCCTCTTTTTCACCGGGCTCGGGTTTCTTTACCAGTCCCTGGGATGGCTAAACACGATCTTTGGAGGTATCCACACTGCAAAGGTGATCCATCGATGGACGGGTGTTATCTTTGTCATATCACTCCTGCTCACGCTTGGTAGTTACCTCGGGGAAGCCCTCAGCTTCACCAAGGAAGACGGCGCATGGATTTCATCCCTTGGGGGCTACTTTTCAAAGACCGCTGAACCCCCTCCGCAGGGGAAACTGAACGCGGGTCAGAAGATCTTTTACCTCTTTGTTGTTGTGATCATCGGTCTGGCCATATCCGTAAGCGGGTTCATACTCTGGCTCTTTCCTTCATCCCGTGGGGTAATCCTTTTCGGACACTTTCTTCACAATCTCTCCTATGTCATCTTTGCATTCACCGTCCCGATACATATATATCTCGGTACGGCTGCCAATCCGGGCACATTCAGGGTTATGACCCTTGGCACTGTAACTCGAGGATGGGCAAAAAAGCATCATGCAAAGTGGGCAAAGGAACTCGGAATAGAATAA